A DNA window from Arachis duranensis cultivar V14167 chromosome 3, aradu.V14167.gnm2.J7QH, whole genome shotgun sequence contains the following coding sequences:
- the LOC107479199 gene encoding uncharacterized protein LOC107479199, with protein sequence MKWFDNLPPRLVTCFDELARKFLTKFSFQKDKVKHASSLLGIKQEVRETLWDYMGRFNKACLEIHNLPTEAVIMALVNSLKEGPFSQSISKRHPTSLYEVQERAEKYINIEEKARLRELLPKSSLLYPPQKKEKEAKKTEEYNSEKTHRYHSYTFLRVSLVDVYREICHTEKLPPPRPIKHKKAGSRNEYYEYHKLYKHSTNDFYDLKIVIEKLAREGRLDRYLVERPEDPRKRRRDEEAG encoded by the coding sequence ATGAAATGGTTTGACAATCTACCTCCCAGATTGGTGACTTGTTTTGATGAGCTGGCAAGGAAGTTCCTTACCAAATTTTCCTTCCAGAAGGACAAAGTAAAGCATGCTTCGAGCTTGCTAGGAATCAAGCAGGAAGTCAGAGAAACACTTTGGGATTATATGGGGAGATTTAATAAAGCATGCCTGGAGATACATAACTTGCCCACCGAAGCAGTAATAATGGCATTAGTTAATAGCCTTAAAGAAGGACCATTCTCTCAATCCATATCAAAGCGACACCCAACTTCCTTGTACGAAGTCCAAGAACgggcagagaagtacatcaacatagaAGAAAAAGCTCGACTACGAGAACTTCTCCCAAAGTCCAGCCTGCTTTACCCACCtcagaaaaaagagaaagaagccAAGAAAACGGAGGAATACAACTCGGAGAAAACTCATAGATACCATAGCTACACTTTTCTACGAGTTTCCCTTGTGGATGTATATAGGGAGATATGTCATACCGAAAAACTTCCACCACCTCGTCCTATTAAGCATAAGAAGGCCGGAAGTCGGAACGAGTATTACGAATACCACAAGCTTTATAAGCATTCAACAAATGACTTCTACGACCTGAAAATTGTCATTGAAAAGTTGGCCAGAGAAGGTCGACTGGATAGATACTTGGTTGAGCGGCCCGAAGacccaaggaaaagaaggaggGACGAAGAAGCAGGATAG